In Nitrospirota bacterium, the genomic window GGGGAAAAACGATAAAATCTGTCTATGACTTTAGAAAATTACGATTTTACCAGGCATACGATTCAAGACCCGATTCATGGAGCGATTACTTTTGGTCCGATTGAACGGGTTATCATTGATCATCCCTGGTTTCAACGATTGCATGGATTGAGGCAAAACTCTCTTTTATATCTGGTCTTTCCTTCGGCTAATCACACCCGTTTTGAACATAGCATCGGCGTCATGGGATTGGCCGATCAATATCTTGAAGCCATTATTAATAACCAAAAAAATATTTGCGCAGCAGGAACCGATCGAAAATCGTATCAAGAGCCATACCGGGTGGATGGCCATGAAATAAGCAAGATCTTCGAACTATTGGCCAACGATCATTATTATAAACTCATTGTCCGGATTGCCGCCCTTTTTCATGATATCGGCCATGGCCCATTCAGCCATTTATTCGAGAACTTTTTTCCAACCGCAGATGAACTATTAGGCTTAAAGCAAAAGACCGAGTATCAACATATTCAAACCTATCTTATGAAGGATCGATCAGATCATAAAAGAGAACCGATCAGACATGAGGTCCTATCCTGTTTCATCGCGACCCGGATACTCCTTGATTCCAGAACGATTCTTAAAGAGTTTGATTTGAATCCTTTCGAAATGGCGAAAGACGTCTGTGCAATAATCGAAAAGGGGATCACACCGACGGACCGGCTGATGATCAAAGAATATAATATCCATGGACTTTTACACGATATTATTTCCAGCGATCTGGACGCGGATCGGATGGATTATCTACTCCGGGATTCCCATATGTGCGGTGTTAATTACGGTTTATATGATCCGAATCGGATCTTAAAAAGCATGTGCGCTTATGGCCAGGCCGATAACAAAGAGATCCGCGTTGGCATCCGGTATAGCGCCCTTGGCGCCGTGGAAGATTTCTTATTTTCCCGTTACCAGATGTATAGCCAGATTTACGGGCATAAGACCAGCCGTGCCTGTAATGCCATGCTTGACCGGATCCATGGGC contains:
- a CDS encoding HD domain-containing protein, which gives rise to MTLENYDFTRHTIQDPIHGAITFGPIERVIIDHPWFQRLHGLRQNSLLYLVFPSANHTRFEHSIGVMGLADQYLEAIINNQKNICAAGTDRKSYQEPYRVDGHEISKIFELLANDHYYKLIVRIAALFHDIGHGPFSHLFENFFPTADELLGLKQKTEYQHIQTYLMKDRSDHKREPIRHEVLSCFIATRILLDSRTILKEFDLNPFEMAKDVCAIIEKGITPTDRLMIKEYNIHGLLHDIISSDLDADRMDYLLRDSHMCGVNYGLYDPNRILKSMCAYGQADNKEIRVGIRYSALGAVEDFLFSRYQMYSQIYGHKTSRACNAMLDRIHGHLKEAKWNWYAECDSVEALLTVFNTLDDASFKTILRDINIDQGSGRVKEIADNLFVERRLAKRVFEERADSTQLSVAMDRWKKKQKQLQKENIWFVEDQFGNKGPEVNGANYYLKVLKKNPEGHYNVQEVKDCSKVLQSLPEKEYIFRIYCREKDEKTAVKMIAE